One stretch of Verrucomicrobiota bacterium DNA includes these proteins:
- a CDS encoding sigma-70 family RNA polymerase sigma factor gives MTATTSDEQDARDMDRLAAGQDASLNDLMQRHAERLFHYLIRSLQNETEAADVAQESFVRVYQNRAKFNPRQKFSTWLYSIATNLARDHLRWRSRHPHISLDAESAETGAGLKDTLATPQTTPAEALQAQERAVAVRQALASLSEELRAPLILAEYEERSQAEIALILNCSAKAVEMRIYRARQQLREKLGKSLKYFE, from the coding sequence CCAGCGATGAGCAGGACGCCCGCGATATGGATCGCTTGGCCGCTGGTCAGGATGCTTCGCTGAATGATTTGATGCAGCGTCATGCGGAAAGGTTGTTTCATTATCTCATCCGTTCCTTGCAAAACGAAACCGAAGCGGCCGACGTAGCGCAGGAAAGCTTCGTTCGCGTTTATCAAAACCGCGCGAAGTTCAACCCCCGTCAGAAATTTTCCACCTGGCTTTACTCGATCGCGACAAACCTGGCGCGCGACCACCTTCGCTGGCGGTCACGGCATCCGCACATTTCACTCGATGCTGAAAGCGCGGAGACGGGCGCTGGTTTGAAAGATACCCTCGCCACGCCACAAACGACACCCGCGGAAGCGTTGCAAGCCCAGGAGCGGGCTGTTGCCGTGCGGCAGGCGTTGGCCTCGTTGTCGGAAGAATTACGCGCGCCGCTCATCCTCGCAGAATATGAAGAGCGTTCGCAGGCGGAAATCGCGTTGATTCTGAACTGTTCTGCGAAGGCGGTCGAGATGCGGATTTACCGGGCGCGGCAGCAGTTGCGCGAGAAGCTGGGAAAGTCGCTGAAATATTTTGAGTGA